In a single window of the Hydrogenobaculum sp. 3684 genome:
- the ruvX gene encoding Holliday junction resolvase RuvX produces the protein MMLGIDYGTKRIGLALGDKHLKIYKPFKIIKNDKNLIQTLKHIVKAYKIELIVLGYPLTPSGKEGQRAKKVKKFYELLKKELNIEIVLQDERYTTFEAKSLSDEKEIDHISAYIILKEYAENL, from the coding sequence ATGATGCTTGGCATAGATTACGGAACAAAGAGAATAGGGCTTGCCTTAGGAGATAAGCATCTAAAGATATATAAACCCTTTAAGATAATAAAAAACGATAAAAATCTAATACAAACGCTAAAGCATATAGTAAAAGCCTACAAAATAGAGCTAATAGTGCTTGGATACCCACTAACGCCTTCTGGAAAGGAAGGCCAAAGGGCGAAAAAGGTAAAAAAGTTTTACGAGCTTTTAAAAAAAGAGTTAAACATAGAAATAGTATTACAAGATGAAAGATACACAACCTTTGAAGCCAAAAGCTTAAGCGATGAAAAAGAGATTGACCACATAAGTGCATATATAATATTAAAAGAGTATGCA